The following is a genomic window from bacterium.
TCGGTTCTTTTTCCGGTGATGATATTGTCATAGAAGCTCCTGATGAGCCGGAGGACAGTGGAGAAAAGGCTGCGGAAGAAAAACCCGCTTTTATCGAGGTGGATGAGGCGGAGGAAGAAGACATTGAATCTCTCGTCGAATCGTTTTCGAAAGAGGATATCGAAATAGAATCTCCCGAGGCTCCGGCTCCGGAAGCCGTGGATGATAGTCCCATGGGAAGACTGGAAGATTTCGGCGGCATCGAGATAGTGGATGAATCCGGAGAGGGGCTTTCGGAAAACCTGGAAACCGGCTCCGGTATCGTTCTCGATTTAGATGATACCGAAGAATATACTTCTTCGGTATTAAAAGCACTTGACGACGAGACGGTGGAACCGGTGCTCACCGCGGAAGAGCGCGCCGAACTGCTGGCGCTGGAGAAAACAACCGCGGAAGAAAGCGCGGATGAAATCGGTGCGGAAAAGGAAGAGATCGCCAGGGACGCCGACTGGGATTCTCCTCTCAAGACACTGCTCGATGAGTATGAATCCTCCGATGAGACTGTGGAAGCCGATGAGGTGATTCCGACAGGTTTCTATGGAGAGCTGAGCAAGGAAGAAATCGATATTCTCAGCGAAAACGGGGTCGAAACCGAAGGAGTAAACAAGCTCGAGCTTGAAACCCGTGAAGGAATCGATTACTCGGATGTACTCGCCGAGGCTGCGGGGAAGACGGTTCCCGATATGGAGGCTGTTCTCGATGAAATCTATATCGAGGAAGACGCCGGAATCGGAGAGGATGAGGGAGCGACAGCCGGTGAGAAAGGCGCTCCGGGGATGATACTCGATATGACTCAGGTCGAGGCGACGGATACGATTCTGCTCGATGCATCCGATTTTCCGCTCGATGAAGAGCTTGTGATTTCGGAAGAGGAGCTTGCCGCCGAATCTCCCGACGAGGCAGACGAAACGGCGTCCTCGGCCATGATACCCGAAGAGCCTGCCGAAGCGGAAGACGAGGACTTCAAACGTGTCGAAGCCATTATTAAAAATATTCCCGACTTTGAAATACCGCTCGATGTTGAAGACGAGGAAGAATACGATGTGAGCAGGTATTCCCTCGACACCCTGATGAATGAGTATAGGGAAACCCTCCAGGATACCGAACCATCGAGTACAGAGCCGGTAATGACGAAACCTGAAAACGAGGGGAATTTTCCGGAAGATTACGATACTCCGGGCGAGTCCGGTAGCACTGTGGTGGAAAACGATGCAACCGCGACCATGGCTGAGATTTATGTTTCCCAGGGATTCATCAGCCGGGCTGTCGATATCTATAAAATCCTCGTTTCCGCACAGCCTGATAATGAACGTTTCAGGAAACGTCTGGAAGAATTGAACGAAATGAGCGATCAACAGTCTGCCGATTCATGAAAAAAAAGGGTTTGCACCAGATACGGGAAAAGATGGGCAAATCAGGTCTCGATTCGCTCATCATTACCGATACATCCAATATTCGTTATCTCACCGGTTACCGGGGTGATTACGGATATATTCTCCTGAGCCCTTCACGGGCTTTATTTTTTACTAATTCACTGTATATAGAAGATGCCCGCGGGTCTGTGGACGGCAGCTTTGAAATAATCGAAGTGAAAGAGGATATCTTCAAAACCTTCGGTGACTTCGACCGGACCGTTTGGGGTAAAAGAACAGGGTATGAGGCCGGAAAAATAACCTGTTCGGTCTTCAGGAAGCTCGGAAACAGTCTTCCCGGCATACAATTCGAGGAGATAAAAGATATTGTCGAGGAACTCCGCGAAACAAAGCTCCCCCATGAAATCGAGGCCATAAAGCATGCCCAGTCGATTGCGGAAGATGTCCTGGAGCAGGTTTTAACGCTTGTTAAAGATGGCGTGGAGGAACGCGATCTCGCCATTGAGATCGATTATCAGTTCCGGAAGCACGGCGGGGAACGGCCGTCTTTTGAAACCATTGTAGCCTCCGGCCCCAATACTTCAAAACCTCATGCTGTCCCGACAGCGCGGAAGCTCGAGCTCGGCGACCTGGTACTTTTTGACATGGGAACTGTCCGGGAGGGTTATGCGTCTGATATGACGAGAACCGTCGTGCTCGGGAAAGCGGACAGGGAACAGAAGAAGGTATATTCCGCGGTACGCGATGCGCTGAAAGCCGCGCTGGATAAAATTCATTCCGGTATGCTCTGTTCGGAAGCCGACAGGGTTGCCCGGACGGTTCTGGAGAAAGCCGGATACGGCGAACGATTCGTCCATTCTCTCGGGCACGGTGTCGGACTCGATGTACATGAAAATCCGTTTCTTTCCCGGCGGTCGGAGCATTATCTTCAAACGAATGCCGTCGTTACCGTCGAACCCGGAATCTATATACCCGGATGGGGCGGCGTACGGATCGAGGATATGGTTGTTGTTTCGGATGACGGGTGTAAGAACCTGACCGGGTTTACGAAAAATCTCCTTCAACTCTGACATATGGAAAGTACTCATATGAAACACACGTTTTTTCTCAGGGGTATCTTTATAGTTATAATCGGATTGATCGCGCTCGTGAAACCGGTCATCGCCCAGGAGAAACCGGTCATGCTCTATTACTTCTCCGAGGACTGCGAGGAGTGCCATAATGTAAAAGCCGAATTTCTGCCCGAATTTCTGAAAAAATATCAGGAGTATTTCACTTTTACCGAACTCTCGGTTTCGCTGCCCGCCAACATCGACTCCCTGTATGCCATGGAGTCGAGGGTCAAGGTTCCCGAACAGGACAAGGCATACCCGGCGGTTTATTTCATGGGCGTGATGATCGAAGGCGAAATACCGGTCAAGCTCCGTCTCGAATCGCTCGTAAAGGCGTATCTGGCCAATCCGGACTCCATGCGGGCGCTCGACCGTGAAGTCATGGCGCGGATTCCAGAGCTTTTTACACCCGATACCGTTCGAGCCGCCAAACCGGTCCACATGGCCTATTTCTATAAACAGAACTGCAAAGAATGCAGCCGGGCGCTCGAAATCGTGGAATGGCTCGAGAAGAACCATGGCAATGTCACCGTTCACCGGTTCGACATAGCCGGGAAAAAGAGTAAAATACTCGCGGCGGCGCTCGGGTTGAAAACCGGCGTTCCCGAGCAGAAAATCATGAGCACGCCGGTATTCTTTATCGGGAGAGATTTTGTCCTGGCGCACGACATCAGCCGTGAAAAACTCTCCGGGCTCGTGAAAACCTATTCCGCACAAGGCTCCGGCGCGGTATGGGAGCAGTTTGACGAGCAGGAACTGAAACATGCCGAAGGGATCATCAAGGAGCGGTTCCGGTCGTTCGGCATTCTGGCGGTTGCGCTTGCGGGTCTCGGCGACGGGATCAACCCCTGCGCGTTCGCGACTATCCTGTTTTTCGTATCATACCTCGGCATGATCGGACGTAAAGGCAGGGATATTCTCATCGTGGGATTTTCGTTCGCTTTTGCCGTTTTCATCACCTACTTCCTCGTGGGGCTGGGATTCTTCTATGTGCTGAGAAGCATCGTGAATATCGCCATTCTCGCCAAAATCATCTTCGGGGGGACTGCCGTGCTCTGTATCGTTTTCGGATTTCTCAGCATCGCCGATTATTTTAAAGCGCGCGCTGGAAACACCGCCGGTATGAGCCTCCAGCTTCCCACATTCCTGAAAAAGCGTATTCACGCCACCATCCGTGACAAGGTGCGGATGAAAAGCATGGTTGCGGGAGCGATTATTGTCGGTTTTCTCGTTTCGATTCTTGAATTCGCCTGTACGGGGCAGGTCTACTTGCCGACCATTTCCTTCATGGTCAGCATGGAAGGATTCCAAATCCGGGCGATATTTCTTCTTCTCATGTATAATCTGTTCTTTATCGCGCCGCTCCTGGCGGTATTCGGTATTGTCTATAAGGGTGTTTCATCCCAGTCAATAGCAAAAATCATGGAGACCAGGGTCGGGACGGTCAAACTGATGCTTGCGGCGGTGTTTTTTGTCGTAGCGGCGCTCATGATATGGTCCATCGTGTAACGAACGATGGTTCTCCTTCCCGGGAGGGACTCCGATGAGACAGGTTATATCCGCTTCACGGCGGACAGATATACCGGCCTGGTATCTTGACCGTCTGATCGGTTTTATTGAGTGTGGTTACGTCGAAACACCCAACCCGTACTCGGGGAAGGCTGTCAGAGTCGATCTGAGACCCGGCAGTGTCCACACCCTCGTTCTCTGGTCGAAGAACTTCGGGCCGTTTCTGAAGAAAACCGGATTTTTTAAAGATTATAATCTCTATTTCCTGTTCACTGTCAACGACATGCCCGGTCTGGAGTCCGCGGCGCCGCCGCTCGCGGAACGGTTCCGGCAGGTACGCGAACTTGCCGCGCTTTATGGGCCCGACCGTATCGGCTGGCGGTACGACCCGGTGATTTTCGACGAAAACGGCCCGGTATCGGCCATCGAATCATATACGAGGATCGGCTCGGTCATGGTGGAAGCGGGAGTACGGCGCTCGATTTTTTCGTTCCTCGACATGTACGGTAAAGTCGTGGACAGGAACAGGCGGTTCGATCTGAAGCTCGTCGATCCCCCGGAGGAAGTCAAGGCACAGTATGCCCGTGAGCTTGTCCGCGCCGCGGAAAGTCTCGGACTTACGCTCGAAAGCTGTTCGGAAACCGTGACAATGGCCGATGGAATAAAGTCTTCCGCCTGCATAGACGGCCGCCTGCTTTCGCGTCTTGCCGGGGAGCCGGCCTCGCTGTCGAAGGATCAGGGACAGCGTCCCGCCTGCAACTGTACGGTCAGCCGCGACATAGGCTCCTACCGTGAGATGCCCTGTCCCGGCGGCTGCCTGTACTGTTACGCCAACCCGGTTGTCCCCGTACCCGAAAGGGAAGAAGCATGAAGAGAATTTTTGTCCCCGTTTCGATAGCGCTTCTTGGAGTTTTTATGTCCTGCGGCAGCCGGAATGAGGGGAAATCCGTTCCTTCGCCGCACGCTTCCGTAACGTTTGCGGTATTCGGGAATACGGGCAGGGTAACCGATGACGGGGCTGTGTTCCGTGAGCTTTCCGCGGAGTTGAAGGACCGGGACGTGGATTTTGCCGTGGACCTCGGCAACAGGGTGCCTGTGGGTGTTCCCCCCTCGGGAGTCGGCGCAATGCTCATGGCTGTTCAGGAGAGTTTAAAGACAGCTCCGGTTCCGGTATACCCTGTTGCCGGCCCGGACGATGTTTTCGACTATACGAGCGATGTCGCATACAGTACGCTGTATGGCCCCGCCTGGTATTCGTTCGAGCGCGGAGGGGCGCTGTTCATCGTTCTCGATACGGAGGACGAGTCGTACCGCTCCGGATTCGGTGTCACTCCGAAAGTCAGCAGTGAACAGCTCGCCTGGCTTTCGGGAACCCTTGCGAATATCCCAGGAGACAGGGCTGTTGTCGTTTTCATGAACCGTCCCCTGTGGAAGGAGGCTCCCGGCCTCTGGAATGACGAGGTGCTGCCGGTATTGAAGAGCGGGGATACCGATCTCATTGTCTCGTGTTATGAACAGGGGCTCTGCGACTGGGGCGAGGTCAACGGTATCAGGACGATATCGACCGGATGTACCGGCCCTGTTTCACGGAAAGGCGTCGGCCTGTTTCCCCATATCGTGATGGTGACCATGGACGGTGAAAACAGCTCATTCCGGATACTGACTCCCGGCGGGACGGTTACGGAGGGAACGGGAGCCGACCTGAAAACGTACGATGAGGTCGGGAATCTCGTACGGGCGCTCACACCGCCTGTCCTGAAAACGGAAAGGTCATGGACTGTCAGCGAGACTGTCGATTTCACCATTACCAATCCGTTCGATAGTACGGTTTCGGGCGGCCTGTCGCTGACTGTCTTTGATAAAACCGACTGGACGATCGACCCGGCATCGTTCGAGTTCACGCTCAACAGGGGTGAAATCAGCACATTTCACATGCTGATAAGGGGAAAAGACCCCGAACTTTCACCGGTTCCCGAATTCCATGCATGGCTCAGGACAGGCGACCGTGACGTTGCCGATTTCAGGGGCATGCTCCTGCGGCAGATTCCCAAGCCCCGCACCGGCGAAACGATTCCGATTGCCGCCCATATAGCCGACAGGGTGCCGTATTCATTCGACAGGAAACCGCTCAGAATCCCGGTGGAAATAGAAGGCCCCGATTTAAGCGGACGGCTGATCATCTACCGTGATGATGGCACGGAAATGCCCGTATGCGTTCACATCTCGAACCTCCGCGATTTCAGGATCGGGCTCAACGAATTCACATGGAATGGCACTGATCTGGAAGGCCGGCCGGGTACCGCCGATTCCCTGAGCTATTATATCGTCGCATACAACAAGGCGGCGCCGCCGACATGGGTTGGTGAAGGACCCCCGTCATATTACGGCGCTTTCACTGTCGAGCGGGGGCTGTCCGGTATCGCTGCGAAAACGCACACCGACGATTCCCTCGTCACATACCGTATCCCCGGGCAGCTCGTTGCTCCGGAGCCGGAAAAGCCGTTGTCCGTCGCCCAGCTTCTCGATGGTCTTCCGATTACAGGATATACATCCGGCGATAAGGAAAAAATCTATGTGACCACATCCGCAGGCCTGGTGTGTGCGTTTGTGAGCGGCGGCGTGGTCAGACCCGATGTATCGTTCGGAGATCAGGGGTATGTCTCGTTCACCGGATTCAGGGGGCGCACGGTGGGAAATCCGTCTTTCAACGGCGGGATGGTATATGTCGGGACAGGCGGCGGAAACGGCTCATCGCCCGCCGTGCTGGCAATCAACGGTGAAAACGGCGAGATCGTCAAGGTCATTCCGCTCGGTGACTATTTCGGCGAGGAGGCGGCTCCCCCCGCGGTTACCGCAACGGAGCGGGGGATTTATGCGGCACATCCCGACTGCGATTATGTGCTGCTGATGAACAACGGCGGCGAGATACTGTGGGTGAATGAGCCCGGCGACCTCGGCGGCGATAAAGATGCGGACGGTCGAAGCTTCACATACGGCATTGGTTCCGACCAGTATGGCTTTTCGTATGTCAATACGCCGGGAACTTCCGCAAGATGCGCCGTACTGGGGCCGGACGGCCGGACGCTGTTCCGCGTGATTCTCGTTGTTCTGCCAGGACTACGGGTGAGCGGCGTCACCCCGATGATCGAGGAGAAAAATACCGACGGGCTCTATTTTGTGACCCGCGGCGCCGATAAACCGTATGTTTTTCATGTGCCGTATACCATCAAAGCGGGAACGATTGTCGATGAGAATACGGTCATGAAAAAGTAAATAATTTTTGGGGATCGTATATCGGAATCGAATGAAAATAATGAGTTTACGTGTGTATTATTATATCCGGACTGACAATCCGGTTTTTTTTGACCGCAGTATTCCGGACACGGGGAAGAATATCCCATGTTTTTATTGGGGAAGCACATGTTTTAAAAGGTTACGAAGATCCCCCGTCGCTTTCAGCGACGCCCCCCTTATCGAAGAGGGGACAAGAAATGCGCATTTATTCTACGTCTGATTAAAGCATGATGTCAATGAATATTCGCCGGAGCAATAATAATGGTAATTCACTGAAAAAATGTTATATTACCGAATATGAAACCGAAAATTCCCGATTATCGCTTCTGCCCCATGTGCGGAGCCGATATACACACAAAGTATCACGAAGGCCGTGACCGTCATGTCTGCCCACGGTGCGGGCATGTCATTTACATAAACCCGATACCGGCGACAACGCTCGTGTTGCTCGACACCGGCAGGGTATTGCTGACACTCAGGGCGCAGGAACCATACAAAGGCATGTGGTGCCTTCCGGGAGGGTTCGTCGAATGGGGTGAGACCCCCGAAGAAGGGGCAAAACGTGAGCTTCTCGAAGAAACCGGCCTCCACGGGGAACAACTGAGCATGGTTGGAGTATACAACAGCATGGCGAATCTCCATGCAATTCTTATAGGATTTATCGTAACGCGCTGGAGCGGGGAGATAACTCCCGGCGACGATGCCGCCGAAGTCAGGTGGTTTGATTTGGATTCACGGCCGCAGCTGGCTTTCAGAGCCCATGAAACCCTTCTTGCGGATGCTCTTGAAAGCGGGGAGGCCCGATGAGGATTCTGGCGGTCGATTACGGCGAGCGGCGGACGGGGCTCGCGGTTACCGATGAACTGGGAATAACGGCCCAGGGACTCGACACGCTCGTATGTGATGATGAGAAGCGTTTACACCTCGATGTGGCGCGGGTCGCCGCCGAGGTCAAGGCGGAAAGAATCGTTGTGGGGCTTCCGCTCAACATGAACGGCTCCGAAAGCGAGAAGAGCGCCAAAGTGCGGGTATTCGCCGGCTTGCTCGCGAGCGAAAGCGCTCTCCCTGTCATTTTCTGGGATGAGCGCATGACCACCATGCAGGCGCATCGTGTCATGAAGGAGCTCGGTATGAAAAACCGCGGCAGGAAAAACGACATAGACCGGATATCCGCAACATTGATACTTCAGGAGTATTTGAAAACCCTCTCATGAAAGGTCTCACACGTAAAATCGTGCTTGCAGGCATGGTGGGCATCCTGCTCGTCGTGATTGTTATAGCCGGAGGGTGGGTGTGCCTGTCGAACCGTCCCCCGGGCGCGTGCGGGCCCGTTACGGTCGAGGTAAAAAAGGGAATGACCGCGAGCCGGATAGCGTTTATGCTCCATGAAAAAGAGCTTATCAGAAGCGCGGCATGTTTTAAACTGTTATCGAGAGTCAGGGGGTATTCGCGAACATTCAAAGCCGGACAATGGAGACTCGATGGCACTCTGAGCGCCATGGAAACCGCCTGGCTGCTTACTCTCAATCCGCCGGTTCCGCCCGACATCAGGGTTACCGTGTTCGAGGGACTGTCTATCCGCGAGACAGCGTCCCTTCTTGCAAAAGAGGCGAAAATCGATTCCGCCGCCTTTACGGGCTGTGCAACGGATTCCGGTATTGCCCGGCAGCTTGGTATTGACAACGGCAGCCTCGAAGGCTACCTTTATCCCGATACCTATTTCGTCCGGGTCGGTACGACACCGAAAGAGATGATCGAGCGCATGGTTTCACGATTCAACCGGGTTTTTTCAGATTCCCTCAGGGCGAGGGCGGATTCACTGAAAATGTCTGTTCGCGACGTTGTCACCCTTGCGTCGATCATCGAATGCGAGACAGGACTCGACGAAGAGCGTCCCCTGATATCGGCTGTATACCGGAGAAGGCTCAAGTCGGGAGTTCCTCTCCAGGCGTGTCCGACGGTTCAGTATGTTCTGGGGTCGAAACGACGGCTCCTCGACGAAGACCTGAAAATTGAGTCGCCCTATAATACCTATTTACACCCGGGACTGCCTCCCGGACCCATTGCCAGTCCCGGCATGAAGTCTCTTCATGCGGCGTTGTATCCGGCGGATTCAACGTACCTTTACTTTGTTTCGGACGGTAAAGGGGGAAATATTTTTTCGCGCACCCTTTCGGAACACAACCGGGCGGTGCGGCTTTTTAAAAAACAGAGAAAACAATCATCTATGCGTTGACCTATCCCAAGGAGGGATGTGCCATGAAACGAGTGATTTTCACGGCTGCACTGCTCCTCTTCGTTACGGTGTCAGTAACGGCTGCCCAGCAGTCGACCGCACCTGACACGCTTGATATCGGTAACGTTCCGGAACAATATATTGTGCAGAAGGGTGATACCCTGTGGGATATTTCGGAACGGTTTCTCGGCAATCCGCTCAACTGGCCCGATGTCTGGAAAAAGAATCCTTTTATCAAGGACCCTCACTGGATTTACCCGGGTCAGACTCTTATGCTGAAGGCTATGATCGAGAAAGCCCTTGAAATAACGCCTGCCCCGAAGGTCGAATCGGTCGAGGAGAAATATGAACCCAAACCGGTCGAAAAACCGGAGCCTCTTTTTCTTGCAACCGCTCCGAGAATCCCTGATTCGCTCGAAGTCAGCCTGACCAGTCCCGGCAAATCCGCCTCCAGTGAAACCGGTATCCTGCAGAAACTCCGGAGCCCCCGTCCGGTATATACCGAAAAGAATTTTCTGCGGACAGGTTTTATCACACAGCGGTCAGAGCTTCCGAAAGGGGAAATCATCGCTATCGAGGAGGGTAAGTCGAGCGCCACAAAGTTCGATGTGGTTGCAATCGATGTGGGCAGCGATGACGGTGTCAAAAACGGCGATATCTTTGCGGCGATCAAGGTGGGAGATGCGGTCAAGCACCCGGAAACGGGCAGAAACCTCGGTGTTGTCGTCCGTGTCAAGGGAGTTCTGAAAGTGATTTCAACCGGTCCGAAACAGGCGCGATGCCAGATCACCGAGAATTTCGACCCCATCCTGAAGGGCGATCTCTACATGCCTTACCGTATCAGCAGCGGCCCGAAATTTGATGCATGGGTCAAGCCGAACGTGTCAATCACCGGAATGATCCTCGCCATCCACGAATCCATGCTGAGCGTTCATATCAACGATATTCTGTATATAGACAAGGGATCGGTTGACGGTGTCAGACCGGGAGACCGTTTTGTAATTTACCCCCGGAGTAACACGGGAGGAGGCGCCGGACATGCAACCGTTCTCGGTGAGCTCGAAGCGATCAACGTAATGACCAACGATACGGCGGTTATTGTTGTTTCACTCAAGGGAGAGCAAATCGAAATCGGCGACAAGGTGGATTTGAGCGCCCGCTGCAGGCTATTATACTGACAGGTTGCAACCTGTCCCTTCGTAAGGATGTAATGAACTGAACCGGATACTGGATTTACAAGCGCTCAACCCCGAGCAACGGGAAGCTGTGGAGCATGTTGCCGGACCGACACTGGTGCTTGCCGGCGCCGGAAGCGGTAAAACGCGTGTACTGACCTATAAAATCGCCCACCTTGTCTCGCAGGGAGTCAAACCCTGGCGTATTCTCGCGGTTACCTTTACCAACAAGGCTGCCCGCGAGATGGTCGAGCGGGTGGAACATCTACTCGAAATACCTTCCCGTGACCTCTGGATCGGCACATTCCACGGCATCTGTGTGCGCATCATCCGCCGTGAAGCCGACCGGTGGGGATTCCGCCGCGATTTCACCATCTACGACCGTGACGATCAGGCCTCGGTGGTAAAAAAAGTGCTCAGGGAAATGGGGCTGAAAGCCGAGGGCCCCTACACCCCTTCACGGATTATCGGCGTTATTGGCAAGGCCAAGAACGGCGGCGTCTCGCCGGATACGTTCCTCGAATTTGTCACCGGGCCGGATGCGCCGTTCCTTGAAAAAGTCTACCGCCGGTATGAAGCGCTGCTGCGTGAAGCGGGGGCGTTCGATTTCGACGATCTCCTCCTTGTCC
Proteins encoded in this region:
- a CDS encoding Xaa-Pro peptidase family protein, coding for MKKKGLHQIREKMGKSGLDSLIITDTSNIRYLTGYRGDYGYILLSPSRALFFTNSLYIEDARGSVDGSFEIIEVKEDIFKTFGDFDRTVWGKRTGYEAGKITCSVFRKLGNSLPGIQFEEIKDIVEELRETKLPHEIEAIKHAQSIAEDVLEQVLTLVKDGVEERDLAIEIDYQFRKHGGERPSFETIVASGPNTSKPHAVPTARKLELGDLVLFDMGTVREGYASDMTRTVVLGKADREQKKVYSAVRDALKAALDKIHSGMLCSEADRVARTVLEKAGYGERFVHSLGHGVGLDVHENPFLSRRSEHYLQTNAVVTVEPGIYIPGWGGVRIEDMVVVSDDGCKNLTGFTKNLLQL
- the mltG gene encoding endolytic transglycosylase MltG, which codes for MKGLTRKIVLAGMVGILLVVIVIAGGWVCLSNRPPGACGPVTVEVKKGMTASRIAFMLHEKELIRSAACFKLLSRVRGYSRTFKAGQWRLDGTLSAMETAWLLTLNPPVPPDIRVTVFEGLSIRETASLLAKEAKIDSAAFTGCATDSGIARQLGIDNGSLEGYLYPDTYFVRVGTTPKEMIERMVSRFNRVFSDSLRARADSLKMSVRDVVTLASIIECETGLDEERPLISAVYRRRLKSGVPLQACPTVQYVLGSKRRLLDEDLKIESPYNTYLHPGLPPGPIASPGMKSLHAALYPADSTYLYFVSDGKGGNIFSRTLSEHNRAVRLFKKQRKQSSMR
- the ruvX gene encoding Holliday junction resolvase RuvX is translated as MRILAVDYGERRTGLAVTDELGITAQGLDTLVCDDEKRLHLDVARVAAEVKAERIVVGLPLNMNGSESEKSAKVRVFAGLLASESALPVIFWDERMTTMQAHRVMKELGMKNRGRKNDIDRISATLILQEYLKTLS
- a CDS encoding NUDIX hydrolase, encoding MKPKIPDYRFCPMCGADIHTKYHEGRDRHVCPRCGHVIYINPIPATTLVLLDTGRVLLTLRAQEPYKGMWCLPGGFVEWGETPEEGAKRELLEETGLHGEQLSMVGVYNSMANLHAILIGFIVTRWSGEITPGDDAAEVRWFDLDSRPQLAFRAHETLLADALESGEAR
- a CDS encoding LysM peptidoglycan-binding domain-containing protein → MKRVIFTAALLLFVTVSVTAAQQSTAPDTLDIGNVPEQYIVQKGDTLWDISERFLGNPLNWPDVWKKNPFIKDPHWIYPGQTLMLKAMIEKALEITPAPKVESVEEKYEPKPVEKPEPLFLATAPRIPDSLEVSLTSPGKSASSETGILQKLRSPRPVYTEKNFLRTGFITQRSELPKGEIIAIEEGKSSATKFDVVAIDVGSDDGVKNGDIFAAIKVGDAVKHPETGRNLGVVVRVKGVLKVISTGPKQARCQITENFDPILKGDLYMPYRISSGPKFDAWVKPNVSITGMILAIHESMLSVHINDILYIDKGSVDGVRPGDRFVIYPRSNTGGGAGHATVLGELEAINVMTNDTAVIVVSLKGEQIEIGDKVDLSARCRLLY
- a CDS encoding DUF1848 domain-containing protein, with the protein product MRQVISASRRTDIPAWYLDRLIGFIECGYVETPNPYSGKAVRVDLRPGSVHTLVLWSKNFGPFLKKTGFFKDYNLYFLFTVNDMPGLESAAPPLAERFRQVRELAALYGPDRIGWRYDPVIFDENGPVSAIESYTRIGSVMVEAGVRRSIFSFLDMYGKVVDRNRRFDLKLVDPPEEVKAQYARELVRAAESLGLTLESCSETVTMADGIKSSACIDGRLLSRLAGEPASLSKDQGQRPACNCTVSRDIGSYREMPCPGGCLYCYANPVVPVPEREEA